From Pseudomonas vanderleydeniana, the proteins below share one genomic window:
- a CDS encoding glycosyltransferase, whose amino-acid sequence MHIALLAPLPPEQNGIADYAGHLKAALESHGARISTPLAGLGNDPQRAIQAVGQYDWQGIDLVHAEIGGGRLAEFHALRALRARFAQLPLTATIHDPERLVWRRERLPWPLSLASKLPSPLPQVATVLADPLCLHEERQLARSLTRLITLTQSGSHCLRQRMGLRGEQMAVIPHGNLAIAPAPLPPLEPLKLLYFGFIYRGKGIEDLLDALAMTFTDQPGLRHKLRLTLAGGSEPEMAFGPAGSYLDQLRQHIQRLDLQDCIDWQLDLPAADIPKVIQAHHVMVLPYRESSKLKLLGQLRGTSGALSWAAACGRGAITSDARSFAEEVAQGNGVIFPQGNVSALAAEISHLCAAPELAIRWAEHASMIGDQRVWSQTAKRFLQVFEQACRGHEDVA is encoded by the coding sequence ATGCATATCGCCCTGCTCGCCCCGCTGCCGCCGGAACAGAACGGCATCGCCGACTACGCCGGCCACTTGAAGGCCGCCCTGGAAAGCCACGGTGCGCGTATCAGCACGCCGCTGGCCGGGCTGGGCAACGACCCGCAACGCGCGATCCAGGCGGTGGGCCAATACGATTGGCAGGGCATCGACCTGGTGCATGCGGAAATCGGTGGCGGCCGCCTCGCCGAGTTCCATGCACTGAGAGCCCTGCGTGCACGCTTTGCGCAATTGCCGCTGACCGCGACCATCCATGACCCGGAGCGCCTGGTCTGGCGCCGCGAGCGCCTGCCCTGGCCGCTGTCGCTGGCCAGCAAGCTGCCCTCGCCCCTGCCACAGGTGGCCACGGTGCTGGCCGACCCCCTGTGCCTGCATGAAGAACGGCAATTGGCGCGCAGCCTGACCCGGCTGATCACCCTGACGCAATCGGGCAGCCACTGCCTGCGCCAACGCATGGGCCTGCGCGGCGAGCAGATGGCGGTGATCCCCCACGGCAACCTGGCCATCGCGCCTGCACCGCTACCCCCACTGGAACCGCTGAAACTGCTGTATTTCGGTTTCATCTACCGTGGCAAGGGCATCGAGGACCTGCTCGATGCGCTGGCGATGACCTTCACCGACCAACCCGGGTTGCGCCACAAACTGCGCCTGACCCTGGCCGGCGGCAGCGAACCGGAGATGGCCTTCGGTCCGGCCGGCAGTTACCTCGACCAGTTGCGCCAGCACATCCAGCGCCTCGACCTGCAGGACTGCATCGACTGGCAGCTCGACCTGCCGGCCGCCGACATTCCCAAGGTGATCCAGGCCCACCACGTGATGGTGCTGCCCTATCGCGAGTCGAGCAAACTCAAGCTGCTGGGCCAACTGCGCGGAACCAGCGGCGCACTGTCCTGGGCCGCCGCCTGCGGACGCGGAGCGATCACCTCAGACGCCCGCTCCTTTGCCGAAGAAGTCGCCCAGGGCAACGGCGTGATCTTCCCCCAAGGCAACGTCAGCGCGCTGGCGGCCGAAATCAGCCACCTGTGCGCCGCTCCCGAACTGGCGATCCGCTGGGCCGAACACGCCAGCATGATCGGCGACCAGCGAGTCTGGAGCCAAACCGCCAAACGTTTCCTGCAGGTGTTCGAGCAGGCGTGTCGAGGGCATGAAGATGTGGCGTAA
- a CDS encoding GumC family protein translates to MINIRSFRDLLRLFFIFKREVKITVMVTLIIILLGAFLLPNRYESTALLLVKPGRDTSTLPIEISDRQATIIPSAQRDPILDEERMLTGRPIARLVAEQYLNELSRVPPQEGFLGTLKSLAKSTVQALVDAGRGLLQLLGLVEKQTPVERLADQLSKNFSVTHAAGSSVMEISFTWNNPAVAQTIVQNWIEQYEQERTRSLGRKSLYTFYESESKATQARILDYKKKIEAHLNELGAVSISERLNDISRNLNNLRGEHLNTTRAVASTRSGLERIQAQLNSMKKEISIGRQMSINPDRQDLQQRINSKQIERQEMLRTFKEGAPPVKAMDTAIANLEKLLKSQNAVVQRSDNLAPNPVYTRLQNSFADQQASLSRLQTQAAQQKTQLDQLEQDRRQALAIEPEMSRLQRELDAAEKSFALYSDSTEKARIDRELDKSQISNIAIIEQATLNERRVFPKSLSMVLLAIPLSLAVGLLALYFFYLLDQRIHDGDKIESRFGVKVWTSLQDISDNDPRRRTAFTASMYRLYGVLPLERVAEHGLSIGLTSARHNEGVSFVIEHLSELLRQRGHNVRVEGEGPAQPGEILLLNAGAFFSNQEAFVILRQADLITLIIEAETTTVPILENALTTLNTAFKRVDGIILNRRRFEIPERVLNTLARIRSHA, encoded by the coding sequence ATGATCAATATCCGCTCCTTCCGCGATTTGTTGCGCCTGTTTTTCATTTTCAAGCGGGAAGTGAAAATCACCGTCATGGTGACCTTGATCATCATCCTGCTGGGTGCCTTCCTGCTGCCCAACCGCTACGAGTCCACGGCGCTGCTGCTGGTCAAGCCGGGGCGCGACACCAGCACCCTGCCGATCGAGATTTCCGACCGCCAGGCAACCATCATTCCCAGTGCCCAGCGTGACCCGATTCTCGACGAGGAGCGCATGCTGACCGGACGCCCGATCGCCCGCCTGGTGGCCGAACAGTACCTCAACGAGCTGTCCAGGGTACCGCCCCAGGAAGGTTTCCTCGGCACACTCAAGAGCCTGGCCAAAAGTACCGTGCAGGCCCTGGTCGACGCTGGCCGCGGCCTCCTGCAACTGCTGGGCCTGGTGGAGAAGCAAACCCCGGTCGAACGCCTGGCCGACCAGTTGTCGAAGAACTTCAGCGTGACCCACGCCGCCGGCTCCTCGGTGATGGAGATCAGTTTCACCTGGAACAACCCGGCGGTGGCCCAGACCATCGTCCAGAACTGGATCGAACAGTACGAGCAGGAGCGTACCCGCAGCCTCGGGCGCAAGAGCCTCTATACCTTCTATGAAAGCGAAAGCAAGGCGACCCAGGCTCGCATCCTCGACTACAAGAAAAAGATCGAGGCCCACCTCAACGAGCTGGGGGCGGTGAGCATTTCCGAGCGCCTGAACGATATCTCGCGCAACCTCAACAACCTGCGTGGCGAGCATCTGAACACCACCCGCGCCGTGGCTTCGACCCGCAGTGGCCTGGAACGTATCCAGGCGCAGCTCAACAGCATGAAGAAGGAAATCAGCATCGGTCGGCAGATGAGCATCAACCCCGATCGCCAGGACCTGCAACAGCGGATCAACTCCAAGCAGATCGAGCGCCAGGAGATGCTGCGCACCTTCAAGGAAGGCGCACCGCCGGTCAAGGCCATGGACACCGCCATCGCCAACCTGGAGAAGCTGCTCAAGTCGCAGAATGCGGTGGTCCAGCGTTCCGACAACCTGGCACCGAACCCGGTCTACACCCGCCTGCAGAACAGCTTCGCCGACCAGCAGGCCAGCCTCAGCCGCCTGCAGACCCAGGCCGCACAACAGAAGACCCAGCTTGACCAGCTCGAGCAGGACCGTCGCCAGGCCCTGGCCATCGAACCCGAGATGTCGCGCCTGCAACGCGAACTCGATGCCGCCGAGAAGAGCTTCGCGCTGTACAGCGACAGCACCGAGAAGGCCCGGATCGACCGCGAGCTGGACAAGAGCCAGATCAGCAACATCGCGATCATCGAGCAGGCCACTCTCAATGAACGCCGGGTCTTCCCGAAAAGCCTGAGCATGGTCCTGCTGGCGATCCCGCTGAGCCTGGCGGTCGGCCTGCTGGCCCTGTATTTCTTCTACCTGCTGGACCAGCGCATCCACGACGGCGACAAGATCGAGTCGCGCTTCGGGGTCAAGGTCTGGACCAGCCTGCAGGACATCAGCGACAACGATCCTCGCCGGCGCACCGCCTTCACCGCGAGCATGTACCGGCTATACGGGGTACTGCCGCTGGAACGGGTCGCCGAGCACGGGCTGAGCATCGGCCTGACCTCGGCCCGCCACAACGAGGGCGTCAGCTTCGTCATCGAACACCTGAGCGAACTGCTGCGCCAGCGCGGTCACAACGTGCGCGTCGAAGGCGAGGGGCCGGCGCAGCCCGGAGAAATCCTGCTGCTCAACGCCGGCGCATTCTTCTCCAACCAGGAAGCCTTCGTGATCCTGCGCCAGGCCGACCTGATCACCCTGATCATCGAGGCGGAAACCACCACCGTACCGATCCTGGAAAATGCCCTGACGACCCTCAACACGGCGTTCAAGCGGGTCGACGGCATCATCCTCAACCGCCGGCGCTTCGAAATTCCGGAACGGGTACTCAACACCCTCGCACGGATCCGGAGTCACGCCTGA
- a CDS encoding polysaccharide biosynthesis/export family protein, translated as MKTPLLIFSVLLLSACSIPAKVVLPQKNVLQEGHRAGEALAGKPLPAQRIRAGDTLRIVRNTGEAPSISAFTANSIYELTLFTVMNDGSFAYPYIGNVKAAGLTPQELTVFLQDKLKNIYQDSALTVNISTSPGNTVFVGGSVRNPNNLSVTTATTLEQALIGAGGLLPVGDSRNVALLRQEDDGRYKTYFFDYRDTMLAGVSNRPPVLLQRGDVVFVPKSHVGNGIEWVDLYLNQLIPFQKSIGIGVNYNLRENSN; from the coding sequence ATGAAAACCCCCTTGCTGATCTTCAGTGTTCTATTGCTCAGCGCCTGCAGCATCCCGGCCAAGGTGGTGCTGCCACAGAAAAATGTGCTGCAGGAAGGTCACAGGGCGGGCGAGGCACTGGCCGGCAAGCCCCTGCCGGCGCAGCGCATCCGGGCCGGCGACACCTTGCGTATCGTGCGCAACACCGGCGAGGCGCCGTCGATCTCCGCCTTCACCGCCAACTCCATCTACGAGCTGACCCTGTTCACGGTGATGAACGACGGCAGCTTCGCCTATCCGTATATCGGCAACGTCAAGGCGGCGGGCCTGACCCCACAGGAGCTCACCGTGTTCCTGCAGGACAAGCTCAAGAACATCTACCAGGACTCGGCGCTGACGGTGAACATTTCCACCTCGCCGGGCAATACCGTGTTCGTTGGCGGTTCGGTACGCAACCCGAACAACCTGTCGGTAACCACCGCCACCACCCTGGAACAGGCACTGATCGGTGCCGGTGGCCTGTTGCCGGTGGGGGACAGTCGCAATGTCGCGCTGCTGCGTCAGGAAGACGACGGCCGCTACAAGACCTACTTCTTCGACTACCGCGACACCATGCTCGCCGGTGTCAGCAACCGGCCACCGGTACTGCTGCAGCGCGGCGACGTGGTCTTCGTGCCCAAATCCCATGTAGGCAATGGCATCGAGTGGGTCGATCTCTACCTGAACCAACTGATTCCGTTCCAGAAATCGATCGGTATCGGCGTGAACTACAACCTGCGTGAAAACAGCAACTGA
- a CDS encoding mannose-1-phosphate guanylyltransferase/mannose-6-phosphate isomerase, with protein sequence MSLLIPCIIAGGAGTRLWPVSREAMPKPFMRLPDGESLLQKTFRRATGLADVQRLLTVTNREVFFRTLDDYRLLNKGGTALDFILEPFGRNTAPAIAAAALHVSRLYGEDAQLLVLPADHLIKDLDAFAKAVQSARKLADQGWLVTFGLVPTQAETGFGYIEKGQALDEGSFQVARFVEKPDAATAQRYVDGGLHLWNAGMFCMRADVVLRELQEHAPDVLAAMTECLAHSHGREGSQELQLELDGKTLGLAPDISIDYALMERSKKVAVVPCQLGWSDIGSWQAVRDLTPADANGNQCNGETVLFDVHNCYIDSRKRLVGGVGLKDLIIIDTPDALLVADSKRSQDVKLIAQELKRQGHEAYRLHRTVTRPWGTYTVLEEGKRFKIKRIVVKPDASLSLQMHHHRSEHWIVVSGMARVTNGEHEFLLDTNESTFIKPGKTHRLVNPGVIDLVMIEVQSGEYLGEDDIVRFTDIYGRVPVEAGKS encoded by the coding sequence ATGAGCCTGCTCATTCCCTGCATCATCGCCGGCGGCGCCGGTACCCGACTCTGGCCGGTTTCGCGCGAAGCGATGCCCAAGCCCTTCATGCGCCTGCCCGATGGCGAGAGCCTGCTGCAGAAGACCTTCCGCCGTGCCACCGGCCTGGCCGATGTCCAACGCCTGTTGACCGTGACCAACCGGGAAGTGTTCTTTCGTACCCTGGATGACTATCGCCTGCTGAACAAGGGCGGCACGGCCCTGGACTTCATCCTGGAACCCTTCGGGCGCAACACCGCACCGGCCATAGCCGCTGCCGCCCTGCACGTCTCCCGGCTCTACGGCGAGGACGCACAACTGCTGGTACTGCCGGCGGATCACCTGATCAAGGATCTGGACGCCTTCGCCAAGGCGGTCCAGAGCGCGCGCAAACTGGCGGACCAGGGCTGGCTGGTGACCTTCGGCCTGGTACCGACCCAGGCGGAGACCGGCTTTGGCTACATCGAGAAAGGCCAGGCCCTGGACGAGGGCAGCTTCCAGGTCGCGCGTTTCGTCGAGAAACCCGATGCAGCCACGGCCCAGCGCTACGTCGACGGCGGCCTGCACCTGTGGAACGCCGGCATGTTCTGCATGCGCGCCGACGTGGTACTGCGCGAACTGCAGGAACACGCCCCGGATGTACTGGCGGCCATGACCGAATGCCTGGCCCACAGCCATGGCCGCGAGGGCAGCCAGGAACTGCAACTGGAACTCGACGGCAAGACCCTGGGCCTGGCTCCGGACATCTCCATCGACTATGCGCTGATGGAGCGTTCGAAGAAGGTCGCGGTCGTGCCCTGCCAGCTGGGCTGGAGCGACATCGGCTCGTGGCAGGCGGTACGCGACCTGACCCCGGCCGATGCCAACGGCAACCAGTGCAACGGCGAAACCGTACTGTTCGACGTGCACAACTGCTACATCGACTCACGCAAGCGCCTGGTCGGCGGGGTCGGTCTCAAGGACCTGATCATCATCGACACACCCGACGCCCTGCTGGTCGCCGACAGCAAGCGCAGCCAGGATGTGAAACTCATCGCCCAGGAGCTCAAGCGCCAGGGCCACGAAGCCTATCGCCTGCATCGCACGGTCACCCGGCCGTGGGGGACCTACACCGTGCTGGAGGAAGGCAAGCGCTTCAAGATCAAGCGCATCGTGGTCAAGCCCGACGCCTCGCTCTCGCTGCAAATGCACCACCACCGCAGCGAGCACTGGATCGTCGTCAGCGGCATGGCCCGGGTCACCAACGGCGAGCACGAATTCCTGCTCGATACCAACGAATCGACCTTCATCAAGCCGGGCAAGACCCACCGCCTGGTCAACCCCGGGGTGATCGACCTGGTGATGATCGAGGTACAGAGCGGCGAGTACCTGGGCGAAGACGATATCGTGCGTTTCACCGATATCTATGGGCGGGTGCCCGTCGAAGCCGGCAAATCCTGA
- a CDS encoding undecaprenyl-phosphate glucose phosphotransferase — MRLQPVDSLFLTRPSMVEYFLFGIRLVHGLTAILPGLLFLIYLREQTPDITRSYLTILLFFGVISVLIFQALGVYAEAIFSNLLRFQITLIAWSSAFCLLLFMHHGLQLFNYLDNTQLLVWFIASLTLFGVERLILLALFQQLMQRGIFLQNAVILGATENGQRLAEYLSQHQDIRSGVIGFIDDRISRLPKTMVNLPLLGNSSDLERLIREETVTQVLVALPWSAENRMDYIIRELRRLPVNVLLVPDMVAFRHAHNRITEVANLPMFNASEMPLRGWSPMFKRLEDMVLSSIALLLLAPIMLLVAIAIKLDSPGPVLFRQKRYGYNNRLIEVFKFRSMHQHQADANAEKQTTRGDPRITRVGRFIRKTSLDELPQLFNVFLGSMSMVGPRPHATATKAAGILFEEAVKEYTSRHRVKPGITGLAQINGYRGETDTLEKIEKRVEFDLEYIENWSIWFDLYILFRTVPAVLLTREAF; from the coding sequence ATGCGTTTGCAGCCAGTCGACAGCCTGTTTCTCACTCGGCCGAGCATGGTCGAGTACTTCCTGTTCGGCATTCGCCTGGTCCACGGACTGACCGCCATCCTGCCCGGCCTGCTGTTCCTGATCTACCTGCGCGAACAGACCCCGGACATCACCCGCAGCTACCTGACCATCCTGCTGTTCTTCGGCGTCATCAGCGTACTGATCTTCCAGGCGCTGGGAGTCTATGCCGAGGCCATATTCAGCAACCTGCTGCGTTTCCAGATCACCCTCATCGCCTGGTCCTCGGCCTTCTGCCTGCTGCTGTTCATGCACCATGGGCTGCAGCTGTTCAACTACCTGGACAATACGCAACTGCTGGTCTGGTTCATCGCCAGCCTGACCCTGTTCGGCGTCGAACGGCTGATCCTGCTGGCACTGTTCCAGCAACTGATGCAACGCGGAATCTTCCTGCAGAATGCGGTGATCCTCGGTGCCACCGAGAACGGCCAGCGCCTGGCCGAATACCTGTCCCAACACCAGGACATCCGCTCCGGAGTGATCGGTTTCATCGACGACCGCATCAGCCGGCTGCCGAAAACCATGGTCAACCTGCCGCTGCTGGGCAACTCCAGCGACCTGGAGCGGCTGATCCGCGAGGAAACGGTGACCCAGGTGCTGGTCGCCCTGCCCTGGTCGGCGGAAAACCGCATGGACTACATCATTCGCGAACTGCGCCGGCTACCGGTCAACGTGCTGCTGGTGCCGGACATGGTCGCCTTCCGCCATGCCCACAACCGCATCACCGAAGTCGCCAACCTGCCGATGTTCAACGCCTCCGAGATGCCCCTGCGCGGCTGGTCGCCGATGTTCAAGCGGCTGGAGGACATGGTGCTGTCGAGCATCGCGCTGTTGCTGCTGGCACCGATCATGTTGCTGGTGGCGATCGCGATCAAGCTCGACTCGCCCGGTCCGGTCCTGTTCCGCCAGAAACGCTATGGCTACAACAACCGGCTGATCGAGGTGTTCAAGTTCCGCTCGATGCACCAGCACCAGGCCGACGCCAACGCCGAGAAACAGACTACCCGCGGCGACCCGCGGATCACCCGGGTCGGGCGCTTCATTCGCAAGACCAGCCTCGACGAGCTGCCGCAACTGTTCAATGTCTTCCTCGGCAGCATGTCCATGGTCGGCCCGCGCCCCCACGCCACTGCGACCAAGGCAGCTGGCATCCTGTTCGAAGAAGCGGTAAAGGAATACACCTCGCGCCATCGGGTCAAGCCAGGGATCACCGGGCTGGCACAAATCAATGGCTATCGCGGTGAAACCGACACCCTGGAAAAGATCGAGAAACGGGTGGAGTTCGACCTGGAGTACATCGAGAACTGGTCGATCTGGTTCGATCTCTACATTCTGTTCCGCACTGTCCCGGCAGTGCTCCTGACACGCGAGGCCTTCTGA
- the yegS gene encoding lipid kinase YegS, with protein MSERKALLILHGKQALNEDVRTAVEDRRREGWELAVRLTWEAGDAQRLVHEALQLGYRYLIAGGGDGTLRDIAEALALADTQASLVLMPLGTANDFARAAGVPLEPAGALQLLDVPARSIDLGAVGGQVFLNMATGGFGSQVTANTSEDLKKVLGGAAYLFTGLSRFGELHAAYGELQGPDFHWRGELLALGIGNGRQAGGGHELCPQALVDDGLLDISILPAPQEVVGTLRRLMSDGWGLDNMFVRARLPWVEIKVAEGLYLNLDGEPLESDSLRFEARPGALRVHLPADSPLLSRRD; from the coding sequence ATGAGCGAACGCAAGGCATTGCTGATTCTGCATGGCAAGCAGGCCCTCAATGAGGACGTCAGGACGGCTGTCGAGGACAGGCGCCGGGAAGGCTGGGAACTGGCCGTACGGTTGACCTGGGAGGCGGGTGACGCACAGCGTCTGGTGCATGAGGCGCTGCAACTGGGCTACCGCTATCTGATTGCCGGGGGCGGTGACGGTACCCTGCGCGACATCGCCGAGGCCCTGGCCCTGGCTGACACCCAGGCGAGCCTGGTGTTGATGCCGCTGGGTACCGCCAATGATTTCGCCCGGGCCGCCGGTGTGCCGCTGGAGCCCGCCGGGGCTCTGCAACTGCTGGATGTCCCGGCTCGCTCGATCGACCTCGGCGCGGTAGGTGGGCAGGTGTTCCTGAACATGGCCACCGGTGGTTTCGGCAGCCAGGTGACGGCCAATACATCCGAGGACCTGAAGAAGGTGCTGGGCGGTGCTGCCTACCTGTTCACCGGGCTGTCACGCTTTGGCGAGCTGCATGCCGCCTATGGCGAATTGCAGGGGCCGGATTTCCACTGGCGCGGCGAGCTGCTGGCGCTGGGGATCGGCAATGGCCGCCAGGCCGGTGGCGGGCACGAACTGTGTCCGCAGGCGCTGGTCGATGACGGCCTGCTCGATATCAGCATCCTGCCGGCGCCCCAGGAGGTGGTCGGCACCCTGCGCCGTTTGATGAGCGACGGTTGGGGCCTGGACAACATGTTCGTCCGGGCGCGGCTGCCCTGGGTCGAGATCAAGGTCGCCGAGGGGCTGTACCTGAATCTTGATGGCGAACCCCTGGAGAGCGACAGCCTGCGCTTCGAGGCGCGTCCCGGGGCACTGCGGGTGCACTTGCCGGCGGATTCGCCGCTGCTCAGTCGTCGAGACTGA
- a CDS encoding response regulator has translation MTCNLLLVDDHSLIRAGVRALVLEIPGYAVIGEASDGAQLLEAVERLDPDIILLDLSMRDTGGLDALRQLQAVRPQSKVLILSMHTDPQLIMQALEIGAHGYLLKDTTATELAQALEALRNNERYLSPAIAHTVINQALTQAQRHSPAQAQTHNLTGRQLEILRLIVRGKSTREIANGLGLSIKTVETHRAQIMKRLQIFDVAGLVLFAVRERIISLDD, from the coding sequence ATGACCTGCAACCTACTTCTTGTGGATGACCACTCACTGATCAGGGCCGGTGTCCGTGCCCTGGTACTGGAGATTCCGGGCTACGCCGTGATCGGCGAAGCCAGCGATGGCGCGCAGTTGCTCGAGGCCGTCGAACGCCTGGATCCGGACATCATCCTGCTCGACCTGTCGATGCGCGATACCGGCGGGCTCGACGCCCTGCGCCAGTTGCAGGCGGTTCGTCCGCAGAGCAAGGTGCTGATCCTGTCGATGCACACCGACCCGCAACTGATCATGCAGGCGTTGGAGATCGGTGCCCATGGCTACCTGCTCAAGGACACCACCGCGACCGAACTGGCCCAGGCCCTGGAAGCCTTGCGCAACAACGAGCGCTACCTCAGCCCGGCGATCGCCCACACGGTGATCAACCAGGCCCTGACCCAGGCCCAGCGGCATTCGCCGGCACAGGCCCAGACCCACAACCTGACCGGACGCCAGCTGGAGATCCTCCGGCTGATCGTGCGCGGAAAATCCACCCGGGAGATCGCCAATGGCCTGGGCCTGAGCATCAAGACCGTGGAGACTCACCGCGCGCAGATCATGAAGCGCCTGCAGATCTTCGACGTCGCCGGCCTGGTGCTGTTCGCCGTCCGCGAACGCATCATCAGTCTCGACGACTGA
- a CDS encoding sensor histidine kinase, with translation MYASLKLLKPWFPSRKNARRLTVLFCAASAVTSLALCRQGSGLSLWLLALNLAALASLWLQYRDSRTSINFQPQELADRLLQVQENERHRLSRELHDDIGQLLTAARLQTQWLQGRLPEELRSQCADLNSTLDETLAKVRDVSAILNPRQLTSLGLEASLRAHLLKTLGNTPLHWSLECHQQLSGLPEEMAVTAFRITQEAVTNVLRHARADNLLVRLKRLPEGLSLSIADDGQGFSPAANPAEQGQRGMAGMVERAEQLGGRLTVTSGPGKGTQIEALLPWAPRALERASTNKVL, from the coding sequence ATGTACGCCAGCCTCAAGTTATTAAAGCCCTGGTTTCCCTCGCGAAAGAACGCCCGTCGATTGACCGTGCTGTTCTGCGCGGCCTCGGCCGTTACCAGCCTGGCGCTCTGCCGACAAGGCTCGGGGCTGTCCCTGTGGCTGCTGGCGCTGAACCTCGCCGCACTGGCCAGCCTCTGGCTGCAGTATCGCGACTCGCGCACATCGATCAATTTCCAGCCCCAGGAACTGGCCGACCGCCTGTTGCAGGTGCAGGAGAACGAGCGCCACCGCCTGAGTCGCGAACTGCACGACGACATTGGCCAACTGCTCACGGCCGCGCGCTTGCAGACCCAGTGGTTGCAAGGCCGCCTGCCGGAAGAACTGCGTAGCCAGTGTGCGGACCTCAACAGCACCCTGGATGAAACCCTGGCCAAGGTCCGCGACGTCTCGGCCATTCTCAACCCACGCCAGTTGACCAGCCTGGGCCTGGAGGCCAGCCTGCGCGCGCACTTGCTCAAGACCCTGGGCAACACCCCGCTGCACTGGAGCCTGGAATGCCACCAGCAGTTGTCCGGGCTGCCCGAGGAAATGGCCGTGACCGCCTTTCGCATCACCCAGGAGGCTGTCACCAATGTCCTGCGCCATGCCCGGGCCGACAATCTGCTGGTACGTCTCAAACGCCTTCCCGAAGGCCTGTCGCTGTCTATCGCCGATGATGGCCAGGGCTTCTCTCCCGCCGCCAATCCCGCTGAACAGGGCCAACGCGGCATGGCCGGCATGGTCGAGCGCGCCGAACAGTTGGGCGGCCGATTGACAGTCACCAGCGGACCCGGCAAAGGTACGCAAATCGAAGCCCTTCTTCCCTGGGCCCCCCGCGCCCTCGAACGAGCCAGTACGAATAAGGTTCTATGA
- a CDS encoding chemotaxis protein CheV — MAGILDTVDQRTQLVGENRLEILMFRLAGRQLFAINVFKVQEVLQLPKLTLMPQRHPFVCGVVNLRGQTLPVIDLSQAIGMRPLVPGPDSTIIVTEYNRSVQAFLVGGVDRIVNMNWEAIMPPPGSAGRQHYLTAISKVDDQLVEIIDVEKVLAEIVPYNAKVSREKLDDPIMEHARGREVLLVDDSKVALSQLRDTLGQLGVKLHIASDGLRALNMLKTWADSGAVMTDKLLMVFTDAEMPEMDGYRLTTEIRNDPRLRGLYVVLHTSLSGSFNEAMVKKVGCDNFLSKFQPDKLVDVVRQRLLLDHPGA; from the coding sequence ATGGCCGGCATTCTCGACACGGTAGACCAACGTACGCAGCTGGTGGGAGAGAATCGTCTGGAGATTCTCATGTTCCGCCTGGCCGGTCGCCAGTTGTTCGCGATCAACGTGTTCAAGGTGCAGGAAGTCCTGCAACTGCCCAAACTGACCCTGATGCCCCAGCGCCATCCATTCGTCTGCGGGGTGGTCAACCTGCGCGGGCAGACCCTGCCGGTGATCGACCTGTCCCAGGCGATCGGCATGCGTCCGCTGGTGCCGGGCCCCGACAGCACGATTATCGTCACCGAGTACAACCGCTCGGTGCAGGCCTTCCTGGTCGGTGGCGTGGACCGTATCGTCAACATGAACTGGGAAGCGATCATGCCGCCGCCGGGCAGTGCCGGGCGCCAGCATTACCTGACCGCCATCAGCAAGGTCGACGATCAGTTGGTGGAGATCATCGACGTGGAGAAGGTTCTCGCCGAGATCGTACCGTACAACGCCAAGGTGTCTCGTGAAAAACTCGACGACCCGATCATGGAACATGCCCGTGGACGCGAGGTGCTGCTGGTCGACGACTCCAAGGTGGCCCTGTCGCAGTTGCGCGATACCCTCGGCCAGCTGGGGGTCAAGCTGCATATCGCCAGTGATGGTCTTCGGGCGCTGAACATGCTCAAGACCTGGGCCGATTCCGGCGCGGTGATGACCGATAAGCTGCTGATGGTGTTCACCGACGCGGAGATGCCGGAGATGGACGGTTATCGCCTGACCACCGAGATCCGCAATGACCCGCGTCTGCGTGGCCTGTACGTGGTGCTGCACACTTCGCTGTCCGGCAGTTTCAACGAAGCGATGGTGAAGAAGGTCGGCTGCGACAACTTCCTCTCCAAGTTCCAGCCGGACAAGCTGGTGGATGTGGTGCGCCAGCGCCTGTTGCTGGACCATCCCGGCGCCTGA